One Pseudomonas abieticivorans genomic region harbors:
- a CDS encoding MFS transporter, with protein MSDKPLSRALILLMAIATGLAVASNYYAQPLLHTLAGQFGLSTAVAGSIVITAQLSYGAGLFLLVPLGDLFEQRRLVVSMTLLSATGLVLSAFAVNLPMLLLGTAMTGLFSVVAQVLVPMAAGLASAQTRGRVVGTLMSGLLLGILLARTAAGLASSAGDWRAIYLLAAALLVICALCLARALPPRRVHAGLRYPALLGSVLRLFVEEPVLRVRAFLGLLSFCLFGLFWTPLAFLLAAPPYGYTDGVIGLFGLAGAVGALAASAAGRLADKGQGEIATTLGLIALLATWLPLAFAGQSLAALLLGVLVLDLAVQLVHVSNQNAIYALRPDARNRLNAGYMTCYFIGGALGSTLAAQLYQPYGWTGIVTAGSAISLLALLTWAVAKRRLARKAVHPASA; from the coding sequence ATGAGCGACAAACCCTTGAGCCGTGCGCTGATCCTGCTGATGGCCATTGCCACCGGCCTGGCCGTGGCCAGTAATTACTACGCCCAACCGTTACTGCACACCTTGGCCGGGCAGTTCGGCCTGAGCACCGCCGTGGCCGGCAGCATCGTCATCACCGCACAACTGAGCTACGGCGCCGGGCTGTTTTTGCTGGTGCCGTTGGGCGATCTGTTCGAACAACGTCGGCTGGTGGTCAGCATGACGTTGCTCAGCGCCACCGGCCTGGTGCTCAGCGCATTTGCCGTCAACCTGCCCATGCTGTTGCTGGGCACGGCCATGACCGGGCTATTCTCGGTGGTGGCCCAAGTGCTGGTGCCGATGGCTGCTGGCCTGGCCAGCGCGCAAACCCGTGGCCGGGTGGTGGGCACCTTGATGAGCGGCCTGCTGCTGGGCATCCTGCTGGCGCGCACGGCGGCAGGGTTGGCGTCTTCTGCGGGGGACTGGCGGGCCATCTACCTGCTAGCGGCTGCCCTACTGGTGATCTGCGCACTGTGCCTGGCCCGTGCGTTGCCACCCCGGCGGGTGCACGCAGGCCTTCGCTACCCGGCATTGCTGGGCTCGGTCTTGCGCCTGTTCGTCGAGGAGCCGGTACTGCGCGTGCGCGCCTTCCTGGGCTTGTTGAGCTTCTGCCTGTTCGGCTTGTTCTGGACTCCGCTGGCCTTCCTGCTGGCCGCCCCACCCTATGGCTACACCGACGGCGTGATCGGCCTGTTCGGCCTGGCCGGGGCAGTCGGCGCCCTGGCTGCCAGTGCCGCCGGGCGCCTGGCCGACAAAGGCCAGGGCGAAATCGCCACCACCCTGGGCCTGATTGCGTTGCTGGCGACCTGGCTGCCGCTGGCGTTTGCCGGCCAATCACTGGCCGCTTTGCTGCTGGGCGTGCTGGTGCTGGACCTGGCCGTGCAACTGGTGCACGTCAGCAACCAGAACGCGATCTACGCATTGCGCCCCGATGCGCGCAACCGCCTGAACGCCGGCTACATGACGTGCTATTTCATTGGCGGCGCATTGGGCTCCACGCTGGCCGCGCAGTTGTACCAACCCTATGGCTGGACTGGCATCGTGACCGCCGGCAGCGCCATCAGCCTGCTCGCCCTGTTGACGTGGGCGGTGGCCAAACGGCGTTTGGCGCGCAAGGCCGTTCATCCGGCCAGCGCCTGA
- a CDS encoding AraC family transcriptional regulator ligand-binding domain-containing protein, which yields MREMDRITPQAANARSPRVHRGRLGHVLERYLDSLQLPGREDYSVLALERLWRDAARHDPAIGLNLYARFTAQDVHVLAHASLYCANIEQALRNWARYAPLASDMDRLTLLEDPHGAGIELHIDAPASLTRYVVEHYFVMALTQFRRATGITVQPSRSCFAHAQPAYSAQYRPWFGEQVAYGGGHNRMYFDAGTLSLPLLTRHSGMLEVINQELDRRLARLHTLSGWGGKVAAGIWQSFAQGRLPTLEDQAAALHQSPRTLRRRLEEEGQTFRQLLDQVRGQQEQALELQGESSAAIAEQLGYSDVAAYLHARKRWRGMA from the coding sequence ATGCGCGAAATGGACAGAATCACCCCCCAAGCGGCCAATGCACGCTCGCCGCGGGTGCACCGTGGTCGGCTGGGCCATGTGCTGGAGCGCTACCTGGACAGCCTGCAACTGCCCGGCCGCGAAGACTACAGCGTGCTGGCGCTGGAGCGGTTGTGGCGGGACGCGGCGCGGCATGACCCGGCCATTGGCCTGAACCTGTATGCCCGTTTCACTGCGCAGGATGTACACGTGCTGGCCCACGCAAGCCTGTACTGCGCCAACATCGAACAGGCCTTGCGCAACTGGGCGCGCTACGCCCCCTTGGCTTCGGACATGGACCGCCTCACGCTGCTGGAGGACCCGCACGGCGCGGGCATCGAACTGCACATCGATGCCCCGGCCAGCCTGACGCGCTATGTGGTGGAACATTATTTCGTGATGGCCTTGACCCAGTTTCGCCGCGCCACCGGCATTACCGTGCAGCCGAGCCGCAGCTGTTTTGCCCATGCCCAACCGGCTTACTCGGCGCAGTACCGGCCCTGGTTTGGCGAGCAGGTGGCGTACGGTGGCGGGCACAACCGTATGTATTTCGATGCGGGCACCTTGAGCTTGCCATTGCTCACCCGCCACAGCGGCATGCTGGAGGTGATCAACCAGGAATTGGACCGGCGCCTGGCACGCCTGCACACCCTGAGTGGCTGGGGCGGCAAGGTGGCGGCCGGCATCTGGCAAAGCTTTGCCCAAGGCCGCTTGCCCACGCTGGAGGACCAGGCGGCGGCCTTGCATCAAAGCCCGCGCACCTTGCGGCGCCGGTTGGAAGAAGAAGGCCAGACGTTTCGCCAACTGCTGGACCAGGTGCGTGGCCAGCAGGAGCAAGCGCTTGAGTTGCAGGGTGAGAGTAGCGCGGCAATCGCCGAGCAACTGGGCTACAGCGACGTGGCGGCTTATCTGCACGCGCGCAAGCGCTGGCGGGGGATGGCCTGA
- a CDS encoding sterol desaturase family protein, whose translation MKTTTALASNPTLIIAGIFLAFILLELACACFRQPTAQRRDTWIEIVGSSVLLGITFPLVMLLSATLLEHLAPHLKNCLADLPWLAGFGLLLVFDDMTQYWWHRLTHKVPFLYALHRAHHSAPYMSIRIVYRNNSFYYLLMPALWFSGALIYMGLGPVYYGYLILKMLVIFSAHSSVAWDRHLYRIKALRPLMWLVERIISTPSTHAAHHGLNADDGITHYKGNFGNLLFFWDVLFGTAHITRRWPATYGIENLRTASWQEELFWPLVRRAPAKQPEKIAQPSASH comes from the coding sequence ATGAAAACAACAACAGCACTCGCCAGCAACCCCACATTGATCATCGCCGGAATATTCCTGGCATTCATCCTGCTGGAACTGGCCTGCGCCTGCTTTCGCCAGCCCACCGCCCAGCGCCGTGACACCTGGATCGAAATCGTCGGTTCCAGTGTGTTGCTGGGCATCACCTTCCCGCTGGTGATGTTGCTCAGCGCCACCCTGCTTGAGCACCTCGCGCCACACCTGAAAAATTGCCTGGCCGACCTGCCCTGGCTGGCCGGCTTCGGCCTGCTGCTGGTGTTCGACGACATGACCCAGTACTGGTGGCACCGCCTGACCCACAAGGTACCGTTCTTGTATGCCCTGCACCGCGCCCACCATTCCGCGCCGTACATGAGCATCCGCATCGTGTACCGCAACAACAGCTTCTATTACTTGTTGATGCCCGCGCTGTGGTTTTCCGGTGCCCTGATCTACATGGGCCTGGGCCCGGTGTACTACGGCTACCTGATATTGAAGATGCTGGTGATTTTCTCGGCCCACAGCAGCGTGGCCTGGGACCGCCACCTATACCGCATAAAAGCCTTGCGCCCGCTGATGTGGCTGGTGGAGCGCATCATCTCCACCCCCAGCACCCACGCCGCCCATCACGGTTTGAACGCCGACGACGGCATCACCCATTACAAGGGCAACTTCGGCAACCTGCTGTTTTTCTGGGACGTACTGTTCGGCACCGCGCACATCACCCGCCGCTGGCCAGCCACCTATGGCATCGAAAACCTGCGCACCGCCAGCTGGCAGGAAGAGCTGTTCTGGCCGCTGGTCCGCCGCGCCCCGGCCAAGCAGCCGGAAAAGATCGCGCAACCGAGCGCAAGTCATTGA
- a CDS encoding crotonase/enoyl-CoA hydratase family protein: MSELIDYQLDDGIATLTLHNGKVNAISPDVIVAFNAALDRAEQDRAIVIITGQPGILSGGYDLKVMTAGPQQAVSLVASGSTLARRLLSHPFPIIVACPGHAVAKGAFLLLSADYRIGVAGPYSIGLNEVQIGMTMHHAGIELARDRLGRAAFQRSVINGEMFIPQSAADAGFLDKVVEPEQLRETALAAAQQLKKINMTAHRNTKLKVRRALLEALDRAIDLDQQHLA; the protein is encoded by the coding sequence ATGAGTGAGCTGATCGACTACCAACTCGACGATGGCATCGCCACCCTGACGTTGCACAACGGCAAGGTCAACGCCATTTCGCCGGACGTGATCGTCGCCTTCAATGCCGCGCTCGACCGGGCCGAGCAGGACCGGGCCATCGTGATCATAACTGGCCAGCCGGGCATTTTGTCGGGCGGTTACGACCTCAAGGTGATGACCGCCGGCCCTCAACAGGCGGTCAGCCTGGTTGCCAGTGGTTCCACCCTGGCCCGCCGCCTGCTGTCGCACCCCTTCCCGATCATCGTCGCTTGCCCCGGGCATGCAGTGGCCAAGGGCGCCTTCCTGCTGCTGTCGGCCGATTACCGCATCGGCGTGGCCGGGCCATACAGCATTGGCCTGAATGAAGTGCAGATCGGCATGACCATGCACCACGCCGGCATCGAGTTGGCCCGCGATCGCCTGGGCCGCGCGGCGTTCCAGCGCTCGGTGATCAATGGCGAGATGTTCATCCCGCAAAGCGCGGCAGACGCCGGCTTCCTGGATAAAGTGGTCGAGCCTGAACAATTGCGCGAAACCGCCCTGGCCGCTGCCCAACAGTTGAAAAAAATCAACATGACCGCGCACAGGAACACCAAGCTCAAGGTACGCAGGGCGCTGCTGGAAGCACTGGACCGGGCGATCGATCTGGATCAGCAACACCTGGCGTAA
- a CDS encoding lysophospholipid acyltransferase family protein: MLFIVRMFLMGLHFIVVGALGLLIGLCRPFNPDNSRLFARLYGHPAVKILGLDLKTEVGPLFDQPPGCVIVANHQSNYDLFVLGKVVPPRTVCIGKKSLKWVPFFGQLFWLGGNVLIDRGNSAKARKALQTTTRTLTQENTSIWVFPEGTRNSGSELMPFKRGAFQMAIDAGVPIVPVCVSRYARRLRLGSLRSGKISIRSLAPIPTTGLSAADIPQLIQQCQQQMQQCIDAMERDVQVA, from the coding sequence ATGCTTTTTATTGTTCGCATGTTTCTGATGGGCCTGCACTTTATCGTGGTGGGCGCGCTGGGCCTGCTGATTGGCCTGTGTCGCCCGTTCAACCCGGACAACAGCCGCCTGTTCGCCCGCCTCTATGGCCACCCGGCCGTGAAGATCCTGGGGCTGGACTTGAAGACTGAGGTCGGCCCACTGTTCGACCAGCCACCGGGTTGCGTGATCGTGGCCAACCACCAGTCCAACTATGACCTGTTCGTGCTGGGCAAGGTGGTGCCGCCGCGCACGGTGTGCATCGGCAAAAAGAGCCTCAAGTGGGTGCCCTTCTTCGGCCAGTTGTTCTGGCTGGGCGGCAACGTGTTGATCGATCGCGGCAACTCGGCGAAAGCGCGCAAGGCCCTGCAAACCACCACCCGCACCCTGACCCAGGAAAACACCTCGATCTGGGTGTTCCCCGAAGGCACCCGCAATTCAGGCAGTGAGCTGATGCCGTTCAAGCGCGGGGCGTTCCAGATGGCCATTGACGCCGGCGTTCCGATCGTACCGGTGTGCGTCAGCCGCTACGCCCGGCGCCTGCGCCTGGGCAGCTTGCGCAGCGGCAAGATCAGCATTCGTTCGCTTGCACCGATCCCGACCACGGGGCTGAGCGCTGCCGACATCCCCCAATTGATCCAACAGTGCCAACAACAGATGCAACAGTGCATCGACGCCATGGAGCGCGACGTGCAAGTGGCGTGA
- a CDS encoding amidotransferase, with the protein MSLRICILETDVLRPELVEQYQGYGRMFEQLFARQPIAAEFSVYNVMNGQYPPDDLQFDAYLVTGSKADSFGNDPWIQTLKAFLLDRYQRGDKLLGVCFGHQLLALLLGGKAERATQGWGVGVHDYQVPGRAPWMSPEVQELSLLISHQDQVTALPENATVIASSPFCQFAAFHIGDQVLCFQGHPEFMHDYSRALLDLRQQSLGPVVYDAAIDSLGREHHGTTVAEWMMRFVAHNR; encoded by the coding sequence ATGTCGTTACGCATTTGCATCCTGGAAACCGATGTCCTGCGCCCAGAGCTGGTCGAGCAGTATCAGGGCTACGGCCGGATGTTCGAACAGTTGTTCGCGCGTCAGCCCATTGCGGCCGAGTTTTCCGTATACAACGTGATGAACGGCCAATACCCCCCCGATGATCTGCAGTTTGACGCCTACCTGGTCACGGGCAGCAAGGCCGATTCGTTCGGCAACGACCCGTGGATTCAAACCCTGAAGGCCTTCTTGCTGGATCGTTACCAGCGTGGCGACAAGCTGTTGGGCGTGTGTTTTGGCCATCAGTTGTTGGCGCTGCTGTTGGGCGGCAAGGCCGAGCGTGCGACCCAGGGTTGGGGCGTGGGCGTGCACGACTACCAGGTGCCGGGCCGTGCGCCCTGGATGAGCCCTGAAGTCCAGGAGCTGTCACTGCTGATCAGCCATCAGGACCAGGTCACCGCGTTGCCCGAAAACGCCACGGTGATCGCCAGCAGCCCGTTTTGCCAGTTTGCCGCGTTCCATATCGGCGACCAGGTCCTGTGTTTCCAGGGCCACCCGGAGTTCATGCACGATTATTCCCGCGCGCTGCTCGACCTGCGCCAGCAAAGCCTGGGGCCGGTGGTGTATGACGCAGCCATCGACAGCCTGGGGCGTGAGCACCATGGCACCACGGTGGCGGAGTGGATGATGCGGTTCGTGGCGCACAATCGGTAA
- a CDS encoding rhodanese-like domain-containing protein, producing MRKWIVLPALSALLTCTAAHAVVDIDHAVDEIGNGVLILDLRNDSDFAAGNIHNSLQVDMTIRKMSSEIDTRGLAYQLGRVVEDKNRTVVIYSDTNEHALSAERTLAQRGYMNIVNGGNYTELNAALFRLCQSDSFYC from the coding sequence ATGCGCAAATGGATTGTCCTGCCGGCACTGTCCGCCCTGCTGACGTGCACTGCGGCTCACGCCGTGGTCGACATTGATCATGCGGTGGATGAGATCGGCAACGGCGTATTGATACTCGACCTGCGTAACGACTCGGATTTCGCCGCAGGCAACATCCACAATTCACTGCAAGTGGACATGACGATTCGCAAGATGTCCTCGGAAATCGACACTCGCGGCCTGGCCTATCAGTTAGGGCGCGTGGTGGAAGACAAAAACCGCACCGTGGTCATCTACAGCGACACCAACGAACATGCCCTGTCGGCCGAACGCACCTTGGCGCAACGCGGCTACATGAATATCGTCAATGGCGGCAATTACACCGAACTCAACGCGGCGCTGTTTCGCCTATGCCAATCCGACTCTTTCTACTGCTGA
- a CDS encoding cytochrome c yields the protein MPIRLFLLLIGWLLAGQALAASLTVALGTQSRTWQSAELLRHPQARTLHIPDDVAYKRGMTYRVVPVAALLPGLTAQDHVQAVALDGFAAELPAAPLLATGKTRAWLAVEDPAHPWPPLAPGKPSAGPFYLIWSEPAAGHIGPEQWPFQIASLRQLASVAERFPAMRPDPALAADDPVNRGFALFQKNCLACHRLNGQGDAQFGPDLNIPFSPTEYFSQGFLQRYIRDPQAMRRWPQAKMPGFSAQVLPDEELALLVGYLQHMAGRKAGQ from the coding sequence ATGCCAATCCGACTCTTTCTACTGCTGATCGGCTGGCTGCTGGCAGGCCAGGCCCTTGCCGCCAGCCTGACGGTTGCGCTGGGCACCCAGTCGCGCACCTGGCAGAGCGCCGAATTGCTCCGGCACCCGCAGGCGCGCACGCTGCACATCCCGGACGACGTGGCCTATAAACGCGGCATGACCTACCGGGTGGTGCCCGTGGCTGCGCTGCTGCCTGGCCTGACGGCCCAGGACCATGTGCAGGCCGTGGCGCTGGACGGGTTTGCTGCGGAACTGCCGGCAGCCCCGCTGCTGGCCACCGGCAAGACCCGCGCCTGGCTGGCCGTGGAAGATCCCGCCCACCCCTGGCCGCCACTGGCCCCCGGCAAACCGTCGGCAGGGCCGTTTTACCTTATTTGGAGCGAGCCTGCCGCCGGCCATATCGGCCCCGAGCAGTGGCCCTTCCAAATCGCCAGCCTGCGCCAACTGGCCAGCGTGGCCGAACGCTTCCCGGCCATGCGGCCTGACCCGGCCTTGGCCGCCGATGACCCGGTCAACCGGGGCTTCGCGCTATTCCAGAAAAACTGCCTGGCGTGCCACCGCCTCAACGGTCAGGGCGACGCACAGTTTGGCCCGGACCTGAATATCCCCTTCAGCCCGACCGAGTATTTTTCGCAAGGTTTTCTGCAGCGTTACATTCGTGACCCGCAAGCCATGCGGCGCTGGCCGCAGGCGAAGATGCCGGGGTTCAGCGCGCAGGTGTTGCCAGATGAAGAGCTGGCGTTGCTGGTGGGCTACTTGCAGCACATGGCGGGGCGCAAGGCAGGCCAGTGA
- a CDS encoding transglutaminase family protein, with protein MRLSISHETAYQYEDEVRASIQYLRLTPHDSDRQHVLSWQLDLPTSIKAQIDPFGNIFHVLTLDRPHDRIVIGARGQVEIDEKTESEHESQSAYPFLRFTRLTEADEALRAFAAKECSKRRDRSGLIDLMGALNQHMTYTPGATEVDTTAATAFAGRAGVCQDHTHAFLACARSLGIPARYVSGYLFTESSEHLASHAWAEAWLDDAWYSFDVTNQLARPERHLKLAVGLDYLDACPVRGMRRGGGFEQMHAKVVVTPAPLIRVQQQ; from the coding sequence ATGAGACTTTCCATTAGTCACGAGACCGCCTATCAATACGAAGACGAGGTGCGCGCCAGCATTCAGTACTTGCGCCTGACGCCCCATGACAGCGACCGCCAGCACGTGCTGAGTTGGCAACTGGACCTGCCCACCTCGATCAAGGCGCAGATCGATCCGTTCGGTAATATCTTCCACGTATTGACCCTGGATCGCCCCCATGACCGCATCGTCATCGGCGCCCGTGGCCAGGTCGAGATCGACGAGAAGACCGAATCCGAGCACGAATCGCAATCGGCTTACCCGTTCCTGCGTTTCACCCGCCTGACCGAAGCCGACGAGGCCCTGCGCGCCTTTGCCGCCAAGGAGTGCAGCAAGCGCCGCGACCGGAGCGGGCTGATCGACCTGATGGGCGCGCTGAATCAGCACATGACTTACACGCCGGGCGCTACCGAAGTCGACACCACGGCCGCCACGGCGTTTGCCGGGCGCGCCGGCGTGTGCCAGGACCACACCCATGCGTTTCTGGCCTGCGCGCGCAGCCTGGGCATCCCGGCGCGCTATGTGTCGGGTTACCTGTTTACCGAAAGCAGCGAACACCTGGCCAGCCACGCCTGGGCCGAGGCCTGGCTGGATGACGCCTGGTACAGCTTTGACGTGACCAACCAATTGGCGCGCCCGGAGCGCCACTTGAAATTGGCCGTAGGCCTGGACTACCTGGACGCTTGCCCGGTGCGCGGCATGCGCCGTGGCGGTGGGTTCGAGCAGATGCATGCCAAAGTGGTGGTCACGCCTGCGCCTTTGATTCGGGTACAGCAGCAGTAA
- a CDS encoding alpha-E domain-containing protein — MLSRTASDLYWMSRYLERAENLARMLDVSYSLSLMPQDGRGDGLHEVAMPLLITGTLEDYLERHGQLHAERLLHFFALDAANPASIYSCLGAARASAHAVRGRITADMWENINATWLEIRGIAEQGLGRYGMSRFCEWIKERSHLFRGATYGTIMRNDAFRFIRLGTFIERADNTLRLLDARYEMFGDAAENMDDSSARGYYQWSALLRALSSFEAYTEIYRDAPSARFVAEMLLLRADVPRSLRACTEEIDQILASLPGANGRPAQRLAAELDARLRYTGIGEILDEGLHAWLTECIPLVRQLGNAIHSSYLEAV, encoded by the coding sequence ATGTTAAGTAGAACTGCCTCTGACCTGTATTGGATGTCGCGTTACCTGGAGCGGGCGGAAAACCTCGCCCGCATGCTCGATGTCAGCTATTCGTTGAGCCTGATGCCCCAGGATGGTCGCGGTGACGGCCTGCATGAAGTGGCCATGCCACTGCTGATCACCGGCACCCTGGAGGACTACCTGGAGCGCCACGGCCAATTGCACGCCGAACGCTTGCTGCACTTCTTTGCGCTGGACGCGGCCAACCCGGCCAGTATCTACAGCTGCCTGGGCGCGGCGCGGGCCAGTGCCCATGCCGTGCGCGGGCGCATCACCGCCGACATGTGGGAAAACATCAACGCCACCTGGCTGGAGATCCGCGGGATTGCCGAGCAGGGCCTGGGCCGCTATGGCATGAGCCGCTTCTGCGAGTGGATCAAGGAGCGTTCGCACCTGTTTCGCGGGGCCACCTACGGCACCATCATGCGCAACGATGCGTTCCGTTTCATCCGCCTGGGCACCTTCATCGAGCGCGCCGACAACACCTTGCGCCTGCTCGACGCGCGCTACGAAATGTTTGGCGACGCCGCCGAGAACATGGACGACAGCTCGGCGCGCGGGTACTACCAATGGAGCGCCTTGCTGCGCGCGTTGTCGTCCTTTGAGGCGTATACCGAAATCTATCGCGACGCACCCTCGGCTCGTTTCGTGGCCGAAATGTTGCTGTTGCGTGCCGATGTGCCGCGCTCGCTGCGCGCCTGTACCGAAGAGATCGATCAGATCCTCGCGAGCCTGCCGGGGGCCAACGGCCGCCCGGCCCAGCGTCTGGCCGCCGAACTGGATGCGCGACTGCGCTACACCGGTATCGGCGAGATCCTCGACGAAGGGCTGCACGCCTGGCTGACCGAATGTATCCCGCTGGTGCGCCAGTTGGGCAACGCTATCCACAGCTCTTACCTGGAGGCTGTATGA
- a CDS encoding circularly permuted type 2 ATP-grasp protein, translating to MIRTYYDEMYDAGGIVRPHYREFARWLAETPEELLAQRRREADLLFHRAGITFTLYGDEQGTERLIPFDTIPRSIPASEWRVVERGCIQRVKALNMFLADLYHGQRIIKAGIIPAEQVLANEQYQLAMQGLNLHRDIYSHISGVDLVRDGDGTYYVLEDNLRTPSGVSYMLEDRKMMMRLFPELFAAQRIAPIDHYPSLLLDTLKSSSPIDNPSVVVLTPGRFNSAFFEHAFLAREMGVELVEGADLFVRDDKVFMRTTDGPKAVDVIYRRLDDAFLDPLAFNPDSMLGVPGLLAAYRSGNVILANAIGTGVADDKSVYPYVTEMIRFYLDEEPILKNVPTWQCRKPEELSHVLANLPDLVVKETQGSGGYGMLVGPAASAAEIENFRARLKARPNAYIAQPTLCLSTCPTFVENGIAPRHIDLRPFVLAGRETRVVPGGLTRVALREGSLVVNSSQGGGTKDTWVVED from the coding sequence ATGATCCGCACCTATTATGATGAGATGTACGATGCCGGCGGTATTGTCCGCCCGCATTATCGGGAGTTCGCCCGCTGGCTTGCCGAGACGCCCGAAGAGCTCCTGGCCCAGCGGCGGCGTGAGGCCGACCTGTTGTTTCATCGTGCCGGCATCACCTTCACGCTCTATGGCGATGAGCAGGGCACCGAGCGCCTGATCCCTTTCGATACCATCCCGCGCAGCATCCCGGCCAGTGAGTGGCGCGTGGTGGAACGTGGGTGTATCCAGCGGGTAAAAGCACTGAACATGTTCCTGGCCGACCTGTACCACGGCCAGCGCATCATCAAGGCCGGGATCATCCCCGCCGAGCAGGTACTGGCCAACGAGCAGTACCAGTTGGCCATGCAGGGGCTCAACCTGCACCGTGACATCTACTCGCACATCTCCGGGGTTGACCTGGTGCGCGACGGCGATGGCACCTACTACGTGCTCGAAGACAACCTGCGCACCCCCAGCGGCGTGAGCTACATGCTCGAAGACCGCAAGATGATGATGCGCCTGTTCCCCGAGCTGTTCGCCGCCCAGCGCATCGCCCCCATCGACCATTACCCCAGCCTGTTGCTCGACACCCTGAAAAGCTCCAGCCCCATCGATAACCCAAGCGTGGTAGTGCTGACCCCGGGTCGTTTCAACAGCGCCTTTTTCGAACACGCCTTCCTGGCGCGCGAGATGGGCGTGGAGTTGGTGGAAGGGGCCGACTTGTTTGTGCGCGACGACAAGGTGTTCATGCGCACCACCGACGGCCCCAAAGCCGTGGACGTGATCTACCGGCGCCTGGACGACGCGTTCCTGGACCCGCTGGCCTTCAACCCCGATTCGATGTTGGGGGTGCCGGGCCTGCTGGCCGCCTACCGCTCTGGCAATGTGATCCTGGCCAACGCCATCGGCACCGGGGTGGCGGACGACAAGTCGGTGTACCCGTATGTCACCGAGATGATCCGCTTTTACCTCGACGAAGAACCCATCCTCAAGAACGTGCCTACCTGGCAATGCCGCAAGCCTGAAGAATTGTCCCACGTGCTGGCCAACCTGCCAGACCTGGTGGTCAAGGAAACCCAGGGTTCCGGTGGCTACGGCATGTTGGTGGGCCCGGCCGCGAGCGCCGCTGAAATCGAGAATTTCCGCGCACGCCTCAAGGCCCGTCCCAACGCCTACATCGCCCAGCCGACCCTGTGCCTGTCGACGTGCCCGACCTTTGTTGAAAACGGCATTGCGCCGCGGCACATCGACCTGCGCCCGTTTGTGCTGGCCGGGCGTGAAACCCGCGTGGTGCCGGGCGGTCTGACCCGTGTCGCGCTGCGGGAAGGCTCGCTGGTGGTCAACTCATCCCAGGGCGGCGGTACCAAGGACACTTGGGTGGTCGAGGATTAA
- a CDS encoding ribonuclease E inhibitor RraB produces MSTAYQEDISTQVLRRMKEGGFDFSSIHPIEFYAVFPDEKRARTAAGKFRGESLNAQVSERDDGAWHLELSKVMHATYGGIGEFELDFEAVVAPLGGEIEGWGVKHEVRRPQA; encoded by the coding sequence ATGAGCACAGCCTATCAAGAAGACATCAGCACTCAAGTGCTGCGCCGCATGAAAGAAGGCGGGTTTGATTTCTCCAGTATTCACCCCATCGAGTTCTACGCCGTCTTTCCCGACGAAAAGCGTGCGCGCACGGCTGCCGGGAAGTTTCGCGGTGAATCGCTCAATGCCCAGGTCAGTGAGCGGGACGACGGGGCGTGGCACCTTGAGTTAAGCAAGGTGATGCACGCAACCTATGGTGGCATTGGCGAGTTCGAGCTGGATTTCGAGGCGGTGGTCGCCCCCTTGGGCGGAGAAATCGAAGGCTGGGGTGTAAAACATGAAGTGCGCAGGCCCCAGGCTTAG
- a CDS encoding PLDc N-terminal domain-containing protein, with translation MGSTFNGLVGLIILALDIWAIINVVKSGAEVGMKVLWVLLILLLPVLGLIIWAIAGPRGNVRL, from the coding sequence ATGGGTTCTACCTTCAATGGCCTGGTTGGCCTGATTATCCTGGCGCTCGATATCTGGGCGATCATCAATGTGGTCAAGAGCGGCGCCGAGGTCGGGATGAAGGTGCTGTGGGTGTTGCTGATCCTCTTGCTGCCGGTATTGGGCTTGATCATCTGGGCGATTGCCGGGCCGCGGGGCAATGTACGGCTGTAG